In Streptomyces erythrochromogenes, the DNA window CTGCTGCCCCGCTACGACCCGGCGAAGGTCGCCGAGGTCTTCGGGGTCCTCGCCTCCCTCCACCCGGGCCGCGTCGACCTCGGCATCGGCCGGGCCGGCGGCCCCGCACGGGACTTCCCGCAGCGGCTGGCGGACTTGCGGACGCTGCTCGGCGCGGGCGGCGTCGTACCGCACCCGCCCGTCCCGCCGCAGATGTGGCTCCTGGGCGCGGGCCGCGAGTCGGCGCGGCTGGCCGGCCTGCTGGGCACCGGGTTCGCGTTCGGGCACTTCTTCTCCCCGGCCGGCGGGGCGGAGGCGTTCGACGACTACCGCTCCCAGTTCCGCCGGGCCACCGGCCGGCCCGCGGGCGGCGCCCTCGCGGTACGCGTGGTCACGGCCGACAGCGCCGGCCGCGCCGAGGAGCTGGCCCAGAGCCTGCTGCTGTGGCGCGCCCGCAAGGACCTCGGCCAGGACGCGCCGCTGCCGTCGTACGAGACCACGCGCCGCCACCGCTGGACCGGCGCGGAGCTGGAGCGGGCCAAGGTGCACCGCACGGCCCTGGTCTCCGGGGCGCCCGAGCAGGTGCACGCCGTACTGACGGGGCTCGCCGCCACCCACGGGGTGGACGAGCTGATCGTCAACACCCTCACGGCCGACCCGTCCGACCGGCGGCGCTCCTACGAGCTG includes these proteins:
- a CDS encoding MsnO8 family LLM class oxidoreductase — its product is MTKPRLSVLDQTPVGEDHTADQALRASVDLARAAEDLGYTRYWAAEHHGSPGFASSAPEILAGALLAHTSRMRIGTGGVLLPRYDPAKVAEVFGVLASLHPGRVDLGIGRAGGPARDFPQRLADLRTLLGAGGVVPHPPVPPQMWLLGAGRESARLAGLLGTGFAFGHFFSPAGGAEAFDDYRSQFRRATGRPAGGALAVRVVTADSAGRAEELAQSLLLWRARKDLGQDAPLPSYETTRRHRWTGAELERAKVHRTALVSGAPEQVHAVLTGLAATHGVDELIVNTLTADPSDRRRSYELLAEAFDLPADRREAAVPAAR